AGATTCCGAAGACCATGGAGGTCTACCTGGACAACACGCCTCCCGTGTCGAGCATCTCCGTGGAGGACCCGAAACACGTGGATTCCGGCGTCACGTACATGACGTCGTCCACTCCCATCAGGTTCTACAGGGATGATTTCGTGAGCACCACGAAGACCACGTTATACAGGGTCATGAAGGGCGCCACGGTGGAGGTGGATTGGACTGAGTACTCGCCGGGAACGGCCTTCCTGTCCGGGGACGACGGGCTGAGGGAGATACAGGTCAAGAGCATCGACGTCCTCGACAACGAGGAGAACGCGGTGGTCGAGACAGTGTACTTGGACAACACGCCGCCGAGCTCGAGCATCGTGGTTGGTGTGCCCAGTCATGCGGACTCTGGCGTCACGTTCATCAGATCATCGACGCCGATCTCTTTCTCCGCCGATGACGGAGCGGGGAGCGGTGCGGCATCCACGTCGTACGCCATCTTCAAGGGCGGGACCGCGGAAGTGGACTGGACGCAGTTCATATCCGGATCGGTCTCCGTGTCGGGGGACGACGGTCAGAGGGAGATACGATTCAGGAGCACGGACAACCTCGGCAAAGTGGAAGTCGAGGTCATCGAGGTCGTCTACCTAGACGAAACCCCCCCGACGAGCGCTGTGCCAGGATATGACCCAGTGAGCACGAACTATATCAGCAGCTCGTTGGCGACGATAGCCATCACCGCGACGGATGACGGCTCGGGCGTGGGCTCGATCAGCTACGGGATGGACGACCCGAACTGTCCCTCGACCTATGCTGGACCACTGATCGCGGGAGCGATGAGCGAGGGCCCGCACAACATCTACTACATGACCACGGACAACGTCGGGAACGAGGAGGAGATTAATGTCATCATTGTCTTCCTGGACACCACGCCGCCGATTGCCGATGCGGGTGACGACGTGGAGATCCACAGGGGCGACGCTATCCTCTTCGATGGAAGCGGCTCGGACGACGGACCGAGCGGGAGCGGGATAGTGAGCTACACGTGGTCATTCACCTACAGGGGCTCGACCAGGACGCTCAGCAATGCAACACCCTCATTCACGTTCGAGGACAGGGATGTGTACGTTGTGACGCTGACGGTCGTGGACCGCGCGGGGAACAGCGGCACCGACACGGTCACGATCACGTTCGCCTCTCAGGAAGTGTCTGGCGAGTTCCCCTGGTGGGTGCTGATATTGCTTGTTGTCATAATCCTAATGCTGCTCGTGGTCCTGTTCTGGAGACGGAGAAAGGAAGAGGAACCCGAGGAGCAGGACGAGGAGTAAACACGGTGGTCATATGGATCGCAGGCTTCGATTCACGTTCTCATCCGTGATGGCGGCGGTTCTCGTCGCCGGACTCATGGCCAACGGACTTGTGGTCGTTCTCGTCGAAGCTTCCGAGGACGATGGCCCTGCGGTCACGGGCTTTGTCTCTGCTTCGAACGGTCTGCCGTCGAGTGAGAGCCACAACTCTGTTTGGTTCGGTGATATCAACAATGATACTAACCTGGACATCGCAACCGCGGGCTACTTCGGTGTAAATGTGTGGACGGGCGACGGTGCGGGAACATGGACGCTCGCCGCCAACGGCCTGCCGGACAACGCCTACGACGGAGGTGTCTTCCTGGGAGACATGAACAACGACGGCGACCTGGACATCGCGGCCACGAACTACAACTTCGGTCCTGGCGGTGTCACCGTTTGGGCCGGGGACGGCGCAGGGACTTGGACCCTCGCCGACACTGGTCTGCCGACGACCTCGGGGTACACGGGGATCTTCCTGGCGGACGTCAACCACGACGACAATCTGGACCTCGCCGTCGCCAATGATGGCGGCGGTGTGGAGGTCTACCTCGGTAACGGAGCGGGCTCATGGACCGAGTCATCGACCAACTTGCCCACGACCGGGAAGTACTTCAGTGTGTGGATGGACGATGTGAACCATGACAATCATACGGACCTCGCCGTCGCCGGTGCGGGCATGCATGTCTGGCTGGGAGATGGAACTGGCGGCTGGAACGAGGCATCGAACGGCCTCAATTGGACCGATCAGTGGAACAGCGTTACGCTCGGGGATCTTAACCTCGATGGACACTTGGACCTCGTTGCGGCGATGGATCAGGACGGACATGGCCTTCGCGCATGGCTTGGCGACGGAACCAGCAATTGGACCAAGGCTTTCAGCGACTTGCCGCCGACTGGCACCTACTACGGCGTCATTCTTGCCGACATGGTCGGGGACAAATACCCTGACATCCTGACAGCGAAGTACATCAACGGTGGGATCCAGATCTGGAAGGGGGACGGAGGGGATTCCTGGACCAATGTATCCCCATCCCTGGGCCTTCCGACTGGAATGGTGATAGGCATAGCTGCTGGCGATATCGATGGTGACGGATACCTGGACATCGGTGCGGCCGGCCAGGGCTTCGGTGTTCGGGTGCTGAAGAATGACCAGACCGCACCACCGCTGACGGTCGAGGTCGATGAACCCAACGGCGGTGAGAGTTGGGACGCGTTGACGCAGCATTACATCAACTGGACGGCTTCTGGCGGCACGTCACCTCTGACCATCAAGATAGAGTACTCCGTGAGTGGTCTCTTCGGGCCATATGCGGAGATTACCGACGGTGAGGCGAACAACGGCTCGTATCTGTGGACGGTCAATAACACGCCCTCCGCGGACTGCTACGTCAGGGTGAACGTGACCGACTCGACCGCCAAGACGAACTGGGACAAGAGCAATGGACTGTTCACGATCATCGGCGTCGAGACGGACCCGCCCGTGATATCGAACTCGCAGCCCGCCAACGGGTCGGTGATAGGCGACACGACGCCCGCGATAGGGGCCAGCTACAGCGACGCGTCAGGCATTGACACGGGCAGCGTGGTCCTGAGGGTGGACGGGTTCGATGTCACCTCTCAGGCTACGGTGACGCCCTCGGATGTGTCGTACACGCCGTCGCCTTCCCTGGCGAATGGCATTCACGATGTCTCCCTGGAGGTCAGGGACAACTCACTCATCCATAACCTGGCGACCGAGTCGTGGTCGTTCACGGTGGACACCCAGCCCCCGCAGATCGCGGACCCCCGACCATGGAAGACCATCATCAGTGACGATTCTCCCGAGATTGCAGCGAACTACACCGACCCGTCAGGAGTCAACCCATCCGCTGTGACGCTGCAACTGGACACTATAGATGTGACCGCCTCTGCGACGGTCACCGGGACGAGCATAACGTACACGCCATCGCCCTTGGCGCAAGGACCTCACTGGGTCGACCTTGACATCGAGGATCTCTCTTCACCGCCGAACACCGCGACAGAGTCCTGGTGGTTCGTCGTTGACACGGTCCAGCCGGACATCACCAACCTGCAACCCGTCAACCAGTCGATAGTAAGCGACGACACGCCGACCATCGGCGCGGACTTTAGTGACGATTCTCTCGTATTCCCGCAGAACCTGCTGCTAGAAGTGGACGGCGTCGACGTCACGAACAGTTCCACGATCACCTTCTCCGATATTGCCTATGCTCCTGCATCTCCCCTCTCAGAAGGGCCGCATGCCGTGAGCCTCCACGCGGGTGACAATTCCACACCCATGAACGTGGCCGTGAGGACCTGGTGGTTCACCGTGGACACGTTGCCTCCGACGATCACGGACCTGCTGCCCGCCAATCAATCCACGATAGCTGACGACACACCCACGATAAGCGCATCCTACGGCGATGTGTCCGGGATAGACATCTCGACCGTTGTGCTGGAAGTGGACTCGGTGGACGTTACCGCCCAGGCGACGGTGGAGTTCGACAGGGTCACCTATCTCGTGCCCTCCCCGATGGCGGATGGACCGCACGACGTCTACGTTGAGGTCCTTGACAACTCCTCTCCCGCCAATGTGGCGAAGAAGACGTGGTCGTTCACGATTGACACTAGCATCATCGACCCGGACCCGCCAACGATTTCTGACCTGCAACCCGCCGATCAGTCAATCGTGAGTGACAGCACGCCCGGGATGGGAGCGAGCTACTCCGACGTGTCTGGGATAGACGCCGCGAGCGTCCATCTCAGGGTGGACGGGTTCGACGTCACCGCTCAAGCGATAGTGACTCCCTTGGATGTGACATACACGCCATCGTCACCTCTGTCCGAGGGCGTTCACAGCGTGTACCTCGAGGTCGCGGACGACTCACTAGGCCAGAACATCGCGACCGAGACGTGGTCATTCACTGTAGATACTGTCGAACCCAGCATATCGAACTTGCAGCCCTCGGATCAGTCTGTGATCAGCGACAGCACTCCCGCCACAGGCGCCAGCTACGGGGACGATTCCGGGATTGACCTGGCGAGCGTCGTGCTCCTGGTGGACTCGATCGACGTGACCGCATCCGCAGCCGTGGGCGTGAATCAGGTGGTCTATGTCCCGAGCTCTCTGTCGGAAGGCATACACGATGTCTACATTGAGGCAAAGGACCTGGCTACGCCCCAGAACACCGCCACGATGACCTGGTGGTTCACTGTGGACACGTTACCTCCAGTGATCTCGAACCCTCAGCCCGCCCATATGTCGACCATCCCTGATTCGACCCCGACGGTCGGCGTGAGCTTCAACGACGCCACCGGTATCGACATGTCGAGCGTCACGGTGGTCGTCGACGCGGTCGACGTTACCTGGTCCGCGACCGTGACTTCTAGCGGGGTAACGTATGTTCCGGGCGCTCCTCTTGCGAACGGGATTCACACTGTTCATGTGGAGGTCAGCGACACCTCCTCGCCCCAGAATCCTGCGGAAGAGAACTGGTACTTCACGATTGACACGACCATGCTCGACGTGACGCCACCCGAGATAACAGGTGCGCAACCCGTTGACGGGTCGACCGTAAGCGACAGCACGCCGGTCATAGGGGCCAGCTACGGCGATGAGAACGGGATAGACGAGGGCAGCGTTGTCCTCGAAGTTGATTCTGTGGACATCTCCTCATTGGCGACGGTCACATCTTCGGGCGTGACTTACACTCCGATGGCGCCCCTCTCGGAAGGAGCTCACACCGTGCTCTTGGAAGTGGAGGACGACTCGTCCAACCGCAACAAGGCGACGGAGACGTGGCGGTTCACGGTGGACACAGTATCTCCGGTGATTACCGACCTGCAGCCCGTCGATCTGGCGACGATCGGGGAGACGAGGCCTCTCGTGAGTGCGAGCTTCACCGACGATTCCGGGATTGACGTTTCGAGCGCCACCTTGAAGGTCGACTCGGTGGATGTCACTGCCTCGGCTACGGTGACCGCGAATTCGATGAGTTACACGCCCGCGAGCGCCCTCTCGGAAGGCGCGCACAACGTCTTCCTGGAAGTGAAGGACCAGTCGACACCGCAGAACGTTGCCACAGTGACCTGGCAGTTCACGGCTGACACGTCCCCGCCGACGATCTCGAACATGCTGCCTGTGAACGGATCTACGCTCAGCGACAGCACACCGACGATCAGCGCGACCTACAGCGATGGATCGGGGATAGACACGACAAGCGCGGTTTTGAAGCTAGACTCTGCGGACGTCACCGGCTCTGCCGTGGTGACGGGGAGCGCGATTACACTCACGTTCCTCACGCCCTTGGAGGACGGGACGTACACTGTTTACCTGGAGATCGAGGACCTGGTTGACCCGCCCAACAGAGCGGTCGTTGCGTGGGTGTTCACGGTAGCTGTCGCGCAAGACGACACAGACCATGACGGACTGCCGGACGATTGGGAGGGTGAGAACTTCGGGGATCTGAGCCAGGGAGCGGATGACGATCCCGACGGCGACGGGCTGACGAATCTTCAGGAGTATTCGATTGAGACCGATCCTAGCGACGCAGACACGGACGGGGACGGCATCAGGGACGGCAACGACCCGAACCCGCTGGTGGCGGAAGAGGGAGGCGGATTCGAGGACGCGCTCTTCTGGGCGGCCCTCATCGCGTTGTTGGCGATCACGGCACTCCTGATCCTGCTTATGTTCCGGAGGAAGAAGGAGCCCCCGCAAGAGGAAACCGGAGACACAGCCGACGAAGAGCCAGATGAGTGAGCCCGTTCATGATGTTGGTCTCCCAACGGCGAAATCCTTAAGATATCCTGCTATATCTCCCTATCATCCGAGGGGAGGTGGCATTGTTTTGCCTTTTCCAGCCACACAATCCAGGAAAGGGCGTGAAGGTTGAGAACATGGGTGAAAGCGAGTCTGTGCTCCTTCCACGGTCGGCGGCTCTTACCGTATCGAAGGCGAAGGGGAAGACCTACGTTGCTGTCATCATTGGGGCAGGTCCGGCCGGCATAGCCGCTGCCGTCTATCTCAAGCGCGCGGGAGCCGACCCGCTGGTCTTCGAGCGGGACGAGATCGGCGGGCTTCTGGGGAACGCACACCTCGTCGAGAACTATCCTGGCTTCCCCGAGGGCATCGGCGGGCCGGAGCTCGTTGAGCTGTTCAAACGGCAACTCGTGCGCTGGATGATCGACACTCGCATGGAGGAGGTCCACAGCGTCTCGAAGGAGGGGGACGTCTACAACGTGTCCTCCGAGTCAGGAGAGGTATTCGCGAAGTCCGTCATCATGGCCACGGGTACGAGACCCAAGCGGGTCGACATCCAAGGCCTCGAGGACGTGGAGCTGTCCAAGGTCTTCTACGAAATCAGGGACGTGCCTCCGGCCGTCAAAGGCGATTTCCTCGTGATTGGTGGTGGCGACGCGGCGTTCGACTACGCTCTCAACCTGGCTTCAAGGGACATCCATGTGGATGTGGCATTCCGGGGAGAACCCAGGTGCCTTCCCCTGCTTCTCGAGAGGGCGAGCCGTTCAGAGAAGATCAGGACCCACGCGGGAACGGAGCTCAAGTCCGTGAGGGGGGAAGAGCATCAGTTGGTCTTCGGGATGGAGCAGGAGGGGACGAAGAAGGAGATCGTCGCCGACTACGGGCTTATCGCGTGCGGGAGGGAGCCGGACGTCAGCGTCCTGCCGCCCGAGCTCGCGGAGAACTGGAAGGAGGCGTCAGGTTTATACCTCGTCGGTGACGTCAGACGGGGGAACTACAGGCAGGTGGGGATTGCGGTTGGCGACGGCATCCTCGCGGCCATGTCGATCATCGAGTCAATGGGGAGTGGGAAATGAGGATTCTAGGTGAGTTCGGGAAGGAGGATCTGGCGAAGGTCTACGTGGCGTCCATGAGGGAGGGCAACGGCTACCTCGTCGAGTTCGTCGAATCGCTGCAGCCGCCGGTGCCGCGCGAGGAGAAGTGGGTGCTCATAATTTCGTCGTCCTTCGGTTGCCCAGTGAACTGCAAGATGTGCGACGCTGGCGGGCACTACCTCGGGAAACTGACGAAGGACGAGATCCTGCAGCAGATAGACCACATGGTGAGGAGGCGGTTCCCGGACGGGCGGGTGCCGATCCCGAAGTTCAAGGTGCAGTTCGCCCGCATGGGCGAGCCCTCGCTGAACCCGGACGTGCCGGACGCTCTGCGAGCCTTGGCGGACATGTACGATGCCCCTGGCCTCATGCCGTGCGTCTCAACGCTCGCTCCAATTGGCAGGGAGAGCTTCTTCGACGAGCTCATCGACATCAAGGACGCCCAGTACTCGGGCGGGAGATTCCAACTGCAGTTCTCCGTGCACACGACGAACAGCCGGAAGCGGGATGAGCTGATGCCGATCAAGAAGTGGGGGCTCCCGCAGATCTCGGAGTACGGCGAGAGGTACTTCCGCAAGGGCGACAGGAAGCTCACGCTGAACTTCGCCATGACTCAGGGTTACCCGGTCGACCCGGAGGTCATCGCGGAGCACTTCGACCCCGTCAAGTTCTTCATCAAGATTACACCGCTGAACCCGACGTCGAAGGTCAAGCGGAAGAGACTGAGGTCCGCCGTCGACCCGCACGACGAGGACACCTCCCGCCAGATAACGAACAGCTTCCGCGATCTCGGGTTCGATGTGCTTCTCAGCATCGGCGAGCTCGAGGAGAACAAGATAGGGAGCAACTGCGGTCAGTTCGTGAGCATCATCCAGGACGGCGGATACGCGGTCAGGACCGACTACGAGACGCTCAAGTACGCACCTCGAAAGGGACGGAGCGATCACGGCGTCACGTAAGCCGTTATTGTGATTTGGACCTCGGGTCTGTTTGGGTCATTGCTCTGTATGTAGATCGCCCTGGCGATGGAACCGGAATCTGGTACGTACGCGGGGTCATATATCACATCCAGATATCCGTGCTGTCCCGGGAGCAACGTCTCACCGTTCCAAGATACCTGCGGTTCTGGACCGATGAACTCGGGACTGCTTCTTCCTCCGACCCGCAGGACGACCGAGGTGCAGTCGCAGGAGGTCTTAATCCATGTTATCTCGAGGTTGGCCTCTCCATCGTTGCGAACCTCTATGCTGACCGTCTGCAGCACTCGCGGAACGGTCCCAAAGTCATAGCTGGACGGTGTGACGGCGATTCTGGGTTCTTCTGCCGCGGGCAGCAGAACGAGTGCGGAAGCCACAAGGGAGACGACAATGATTATCGCTAGAACCGCGTAGACGGCTTTCCTCCCTCCTGGGGACGGGCGCCTTGCCTTCTTGGCCTTCTTCTCCGCACCCGCCTCCGCATCTGGATGGACTTTCTTGATGTGCCTTGACAGGTTCTCCGACTTGACCTTCACGCCGCATACAGGACATCTTTCCGAGGACATTTTACCACTCATGACTTCTTGCCAAAGGGCAGAAGATTGGGCCAGTTAATCTTTACGCCTTACACAGGCATTTCGCACCAAGATCACACTACGA
This genomic interval from Candidatus Thermoplasmatota archaeon contains the following:
- a CDS encoding PKD domain-containing protein encodes the protein GLDVTPSAAVTASDVTYVPGFLLWDGIHTAYLEVKDNSAPQNLATEMWSFTVDATVPSIFNILPANQSTTGDSTPDISAMYTDDSGIDETTVLLRVDGVDRTAQSTVGPNMITYTPSLALPEGTHEVYLEAGDQAVPVNIAVEIWSFTVDTQPPLISNLQPANESSVGETMPTIGASYTDLSGIDTASVTMRVDAIDVTHLATVTSGGITYVPSVGLSDGVHDVYLAVGDNSNPQNVAVKTWWFSVAIQPPEITNLQPADQTTIGDTTPAISASFSDDTGIDVSSVVLRVDAVDVTAQATVTQTGVLYVPSTPLSDGAHDVFLSVADIDARVTTESWSFIVDATPPTTSLAILGINYTGGLDEAYVSSLTSFRLTAEDPAGIEAIWYMYYTSGESEPVYGQYTSEFSIPTSKSDGLTLIKYKSVDDYGNEEIPKTMEVYLDNTPPVSSISVEDPKHVDSGVTYMTSSTPIRFYRDDFVSTTKTTLYRVMKGATVEVDWTEYSPGTAFLSGDDGLREIQVKSIDVLDNEENAVVETVYLDNTPPSSSIVVGVPSHADSGVTFIRSSTPISFSADDGAGSGAASTSYAIFKGGTAEVDWTQFISGSVSVSGDDGQREIRFRSTDNLGKVEVEVIEVVYLDETPPTSAVPGYDPVSTNYISSSLATIAITATDDGSGVGSISYGMDDPNCPSTYAGPLIAGAMSEGPHNIYYMTTDNVGNEEEINVIIVFLDTTPPIADAGDDVEIHRGDAILFDGSGSDDGPSGSGIVSYTWSFTYRGSTRTLSNATPSFTFEDRDVYVVTLTVVDRAGNSGTDTVTITFASQEVSGEFPWWVLILLVVIILMLLVVLFWRRRKEEEPEEQDEE
- a CDS encoding FG-GAP-like repeat-containing protein, translating into MDRRLRFTFSSVMAAVLVAGLMANGLVVVLVEASEDDGPAVTGFVSASNGLPSSESHNSVWFGDINNDTNLDIATAGYFGVNVWTGDGAGTWTLAANGLPDNAYDGGVFLGDMNNDGDLDIAATNYNFGPGGVTVWAGDGAGTWTLADTGLPTTSGYTGIFLADVNHDDNLDLAVANDGGGVEVYLGNGAGSWTESSTNLPTTGKYFSVWMDDVNHDNHTDLAVAGAGMHVWLGDGTGGWNEASNGLNWTDQWNSVTLGDLNLDGHLDLVAAMDQDGHGLRAWLGDGTSNWTKAFSDLPPTGTYYGVILADMVGDKYPDILTAKYINGGIQIWKGDGGDSWTNVSPSLGLPTGMVIGIAAGDIDGDGYLDIGAAGQGFGVRVLKNDQTAPPLTVEVDEPNGGESWDALTQHYINWTASGGTSPLTIKIEYSVSGLFGPYAEITDGEANNGSYLWTVNNTPSADCYVRVNVTDSTAKTNWDKSNGLFTIIGVETDPPVISNSQPANGSVIGDTTPAIGASYSDASGIDTGSVVLRVDGFDVTSQATVTPSDVSYTPSPSLANGIHDVSLEVRDNSLIHNLATESWSFTVDTQPPQIADPRPWKTIISDDSPEIAANYTDPSGVNPSAVTLQLDTIDVTASATVTGTSITYTPSPLAQGPHWVDLDIEDLSSPPNTATESWWFVVDTVQPDITNLQPVNQSIVSDDTPTIGADFSDDSLVFPQNLLLEVDGVDVTNSSTITFSDIAYAPASPLSEGPHAVSLHAGDNSTPMNVAVRTWWFTVDTLPPTITDLLPANQSTIADDTPTISASYGDVSGIDISTVVLEVDSVDVTAQATVEFDRVTYLVPSPMADGPHDVYVEVLDNSSPANVAKKTWSFTIDTSIIDPDPPTISDLQPADQSIVSDSTPGMGASYSDVSGIDAASVHLRVDGFDVTAQAIVTPLDVTYTPSSPLSEGVHSVYLEVADDSLGQNIATETWSFTVDTVEPSISNLQPSDQSVISDSTPATGASYGDDSGIDLASVVLLVDSIDVTASAAVGVNQVVYVPSSLSEGIHDVYIEAKDLATPQNTATMTWWFTVDTLPPVISNPQPAHMSTIPDSTPTVGVSFNDATGIDMSSVTVVVDAVDVTWSATVTSSGVTYVPGAPLANGIHTVHVEVSDTSSPQNPAEENWYFTIDTTMLDVTPPEITGAQPVDGSTVSDSTPVIGASYGDENGIDEGSVVLEVDSVDISSLATVTSSGVTYTPMAPLSEGAHTVLLEVEDDSSNRNKATETWRFTVDTVSPVITDLQPVDLATIGETRPLVSASFTDDSGIDVSSATLKVDSVDVTASATVTANSMSYTPASALSEGAHNVFLEVKDQSTPQNVATVTWQFTADTSPPTISNMLPVNGSTLSDSTPTISATYSDGSGIDTTSAVLKLDSADVTGSAVVTGSAITLTFLTPLEDGTYTVYLEIEDLVDPPNRAVVAWVFTVAVAQDDTDHDGLPDDWEGENFGDLSQGADDDPDGDGLTNLQEYSIETDPSDADTDGDGIRDGNDPNPLVAEEGGGFEDALFWAALIALLAITALLILLMFRRKKEPPQEETGDTADEEPDE
- a CDS encoding DUF1573 domain-containing protein; the encoded protein is MSSERCPVCGVKVKSENLSRHIKKVHPDAEAGAEKKAKKARRPSPGGRKAVYAVLAIIIVVSLVASALVLLPAAEEPRIAVTPSSYDFGTVPRVLQTVSIEVRNDGEANLEITWIKTSCDCTSVVLRVGGRSSPEFIGPEPQVSWNGETLLPGQHGYLDVIYDPAYVPDSGSIARAIYIQSNDPNRPEVQITITAYVTP
- a CDS encoding NAD(P)/FAD-dependent oxidoreductase is translated as MGESESVLLPRSAALTVSKAKGKTYVAVIIGAGPAGIAAAVYLKRAGADPLVFERDEIGGLLGNAHLVENYPGFPEGIGGPELVELFKRQLVRWMIDTRMEEVHSVSKEGDVYNVSSESGEVFAKSVIMATGTRPKRVDIQGLEDVELSKVFYEIRDVPPAVKGDFLVIGGGDAAFDYALNLASRDIHVDVAFRGEPRCLPLLLERASRSEKIRTHAGTELKSVRGEEHQLVFGMEQEGTKKEIVADYGLIACGREPDVSVLPPELAENWKEASGLYLVGDVRRGNYRQVGIAVGDGILAAMSIIESMGSGK
- a CDS encoding radical SAM protein, producing MRILGEFGKEDLAKVYVASMREGNGYLVEFVESLQPPVPREEKWVLIISSSFGCPVNCKMCDAGGHYLGKLTKDEILQQIDHMVRRRFPDGRVPIPKFKVQFARMGEPSLNPDVPDALRALADMYDAPGLMPCVSTLAPIGRESFFDELIDIKDAQYSGGRFQLQFSVHTTNSRKRDELMPIKKWGLPQISEYGERYFRKGDRKLTLNFAMTQGYPVDPEVIAEHFDPVKFFIKITPLNPTSKVKRKRLRSAVDPHDEDTSRQITNSFRDLGFDVLLSIGELEENKIGSNCGQFVSIIQDGGYAVRTDYETLKYAPRKGRSDHGVT